The following proteins are co-located in the Triticum aestivum cultivar Chinese Spring chromosome 1A, IWGSC CS RefSeq v2.1, whole genome shotgun sequence genome:
- the LOC123062282 gene encoding uncharacterized protein — MANQGQQDPVVLPIVPCPDCGRDVVMYVARRGQSAGQRFYKCRNHNPGAGGCDFYRWQEAYAAHLGVVLPAAEPGDQIQAAVDQPQAQINQPPVHQPLQNHGPRVEDVAAVMNQVVASLMGIVDGARQKGVFVADAASINIGMSVAIFIICVCNLVLLVAVILMRAQE, encoded by the exons ATGGCGAACCAAGGTCAACAAGATCCGGTGGTCCTCCCCATAGTTCCTTGCCCGGACTGTGGGAGGGACGTGGTCATGTATGTCGCACGGCGAGGACAGAGCGCCGGCCAGAGGTTTTACAAATGCCGCAATCACAAT CCTGGGGCAGGTGGTTGTGATTTCTACCGCTGGCAGGAAGCATACGCCGCTCATTTGGGTGTTGTTCTGCCGGCAGCAGAGCCAGGGGATCAAATCCAAGCGGCTGTCGACCAACCTCAGGCGCAGATCAACCAACCTCCAGTTCATCAACCACTACAGAACCACGGACCGAGAGTGGAAGACGTTGCCGCCGTGATGAATCAGGTGGTTGCATCTCTTATGGGCATCGTCGATGGTGCACGCCAGAAGGGGGTGTTTGTGGCGGACGCGGCCTCCATTAACATCGGGATGTCAGTGGCAATCTTCATCATATGTGTTTGTAACCTTGTGCTGCTTGTAGCTGTCATTCTTATGAGGGCACAAGAGTAG
- the LOC123062126 gene encoding uncharacterized protein isoform X1, whose protein sequence is MYSPGGEDDGLYGEHGCEQDEPVSVTSRLSVKQVVTVVQSFGEYKRWLVSEIGFGGMLKLPLIAKIDLKLSLWVMRKVEVVSRMIVIDKDRKLLFTPEDFHKVFGVPCGNRDVRGRDGDISIRSVEFIKDIIGMNRSAAHSLKAAEIFLYRDINESSTKMEDCFQIAFVIFVLGYVIAPSMKHDYMTIDFWGAVANPELIGQFNWCQYAMDKLMGAVIKLKHDDEERAMTINLFGCHFFFQSLRELSLLLNEQNVRCRLNASELRNKMQADMFSFADRLVSIVKEHCRCCARRGLKRCITLVEQGAASEGVPGMFKTPMRHVGRQLDLSDDDDGGRNYEPREKSPRGSIRIGCHGAQDSIGCVGMQEDGDANVIYNNSVAVQNVASVDNGIADRLTVYAQTVADMVRCMYCSCA, encoded by the exons ATGTACTCgcctggaggtgaagacgacggtTTGTATGGGGAACATGGGTGTGAACAAGATGAACCTGTATCGGTTACATCGAGGCTGTCAGTCAAGCAGGTTGTGACAGTGGTGCAATCGTTCGGTGAGTACAAGAGGTGGCTGGTGTCGGAAATAGGATTTGGGGGTATGCTAAAGCTGCCACTGATAGCAAAAATTGATCTGAAATTGAGCTTGTGGGTAATGAGGAAAGTGGAGGTTGTGTCTCGTATGATTGTAATTGATAAGGATCGGAAACTTCTATTCACTCCAGAGGATTTCCACAAGGTATTTGGGGTGCCGTGCGGTAATAGGGATGTGCGTGGGAGGGATGGAGACATCAGCATACGTTCTGTTGAGTTCATCAAGGATATCATTGGGATGAACAGATCTGCTGCTCACAGTCTGAAGGCTGCTGAAATATTTCTATACAGGGACATAAATGAGAGCTCAACCAAAATGGAGGACTGTTTCCAGATTGCGTTTGTTATTTTTGTGTTGGGATATGTGATTGCTCCGTCCATGAAGCATGACTATATGACGATTGATTTTTGGGGTGCAGTTGCAAATCCGGAACTAATAGGCCAATTTAATTGGTGCCAGTATGCGATGGACAAGCTCATGGGTGCAGTCATCAAGCTCAAGCATGATGATGAGGAAAGGGCAATGACTATTAATTTATTCGGATGCCATTTTTTCTTCCAA TCTCTGCGGGAGTTGAGCTTATTGCTGAATGAGCAGAATGTGAGATGCAGATTGAATGCATCAGAGTTGCGGAACAAGATGCAGGCTGATATGTTCAGCTTTGCCGACAGGCTTGTATCGATTGTCAAGGAGCACTGCAGGTGCTGCGCTAGGCGTGGACTAAAAAGATGCATCACACTTGTTGAACAGGGTGCGGCCAGTGAAG GTGTGCCAGGCATGTTTAAGACGCCTATGCGTCACGTCGGACGCCAGCTTGACTTATCCGATGATGATG ACGGGGGTCGTAACTATGAACCAAGGGAGAAGTCTCCTCGCGGCTCGATTCGTATTGGATGTCATGGTGCGCAAG ATTCCATAGGGTGTGTGGGGATGCAAGAGGATGGAGATGCAAATGTTATATACAACAATTCGGTTGCGGTGCAAAATGTTGCAAGTGTTGACAATGGAATCGCCGATAGATTGACAGTGTACGCACAAACTGTGGCGGACATGGTGCGATGCATGTATTGTAGTTGTGCATAG
- the LOC123062126 gene encoding uncharacterized protein isoform X2, whose protein sequence is MIIMAYCAKNGAVSYVPAALRPADDVCYKRVLHSLRELSLLLNEQNVRCRLNASELRNKMQADMFSFADRLVSIVKEHCRCCARRGLKRCITLVEQGAASEGVPGMFKTPMRHVGRQLDLSDDDDGGRNYEPREKSPRGSIRIGCHGAQDSIGCVGMQEDGDANVIYNNSVAVQNVASVDNGIADRLTVYAQTVADMVRCMYCSCA, encoded by the exons ATGATCATTATGGCATACTGTGCAAAAAATGGAGCTGTATCATATGTTCCTGCTGCG CTGAGGCCGGCTGATGATGTATGTTATAAGCGTGTGTTACAT TCTCTGCGGGAGTTGAGCTTATTGCTGAATGAGCAGAATGTGAGATGCAGATTGAATGCATCAGAGTTGCGGAACAAGATGCAGGCTGATATGTTCAGCTTTGCCGACAGGCTTGTATCGATTGTCAAGGAGCACTGCAGGTGCTGCGCTAGGCGTGGACTAAAAAGATGCATCACACTTGTTGAACAGGGTGCGGCCAGTGAAG GTGTGCCAGGCATGTTTAAGACGCCTATGCGTCACGTCGGACGCCAGCTTGACTTATCCGATGATGATG ACGGGGGTCGTAACTATGAACCAAGGGAGAAGTCTCCTCGCGGCTCGATTCGTATTGGATGTCATGGTGCGCAAG ATTCCATAGGGTGTGTGGGGATGCAAGAGGATGGAGATGCAAATGTTATATACAACAATTCGGTTGCGGTGCAAAATGTTGCAAGTGTTGACAATGGAATCGCCGATAGATTGACAGTGTACGCACAAACTGTGGCGGACATGGTGCGATGCATGTATTGTAGTTGTGCATAG
- the LOC123041760 gene encoding 40S ribosomal protein S15-like: MLSQANVSMEAEAAAAAAAGQPTKRTFRKFSYRGFDLDAVLDMSADNLIQVLPARAHRRFYRGFKRNSLMLNRRLRKARMGAPAGEKPGAVKTHLRNMIIMPEMVGSQIAVYNGKTFNQIEIKPEMIGHHLAEFSISYKPVKHGRPGIGATHSSRFIPLK, from the exons atgCTTTCACAGGCGAACGTCAGCATGGAGGCCGaggcggccgccgccgcggccgcggggCAGCCGACGAAGAGGACTTTCCGCAAGTTCAGCTACCGCGGCTTCGACCTCGACGCGGTCCTCGACATGTCCGCCGACAACCTCATCCAGGTCCTCCCCGCCCGCGCCCACAGAAG GTTCTACAGGGGGTTCAAGAGGAATTCATTGATGCTCAACAGGAGGCTGCGCAAGGCG AGAATGGGGGCACCGGCTGGTGAGAAGCCCGGTGCCGTGAAGACTCATCTGCGCAACATGATCATCATGCCAGAGATGGTAGGCAGCCAGATCGCAGTGTACAATGGGAAAACCTTCAACCAGATTGAGATCAAGCCCGAGATGATTGGGCACCACCTCGCCGAGTTCTCCATCAGCTACAAGCCCGTCAAGCACGGGAGGCCCGGCATCGGCGCCACCCACTCCTCGAGGTTCATTCCCCTCAAGTGA
- the LOC123062290 gene encoding protein FAR1-RELATED SEQUENCE 5, whose product MQAAADNLGEQAPGPVPATNSEQIAMTYPDRAVEPNHSVAEVHLEKENVGKQAMPGGGLQLTGGNDQEHASNGIGTAAQGLLADISDKQSNSVDPGMQQHAEEQDQLHGVTQGHEMSSNDTSSGSDSGSSSGSELDTELGKCFYPSFEELENSRPPEIGMRFPTLEDAERFYSTHAMLTGFAVRRGSNYRRVKFDLECNRSGKLKPTEDLKRKRRSNALGSRCQAKVIVKLHNEQWEFIGVKHEHNHPLCPSPSLASFFLNHKYLSSEEKLFLRVLQQSRVNPRKAMNIFRRMRSNFGKVSSIKEKDTSNSQCVNQWRKENSDVETALKRFKELELRNLGFSYTMQKDEDNIVRSLFWTDARSNVDYEIFGDFISFNTTYSTNRHNMTFTPIIGMNSHGRILVFGCALLQDQKAETFKWMFQTFLHVMGGKLPRIVITDQDEGMATAISEVMPQVRHRFCKFSVMRKAQEILGAFMAARGNINAELHDLVDNSLTEKEFEEGWDFLTERYDASENEYLRLMWETRKNWVPVYFQADFCPFVESAGYFEGTNLLFKDNVLPKDRIEKFIEQYERMQEHIVKTEEEDALQSATEPAYFSMQPIEKHAARIYTRQIFLRAQNELYYSTAFNVHEIQGGHRLEKVFNYENPEFSRNSFEVLAEPGTHAFKCQCAKFTRDGILCCHIFRVFTQLGVKEIPAQYMLPRWAPKFIEERLKEYEERCSKRTENKTRYAMLLGKMAEIGKGICADGAKSGCFMLELDKVQETFGSDGGRKS is encoded by the exons ATGCAGGCAGCGGCAGATAATCTCGGGGAGCAAGCGCCGGGACCTGTCCCTGCAACCAATTCTGAACAA ATTGCGATGACCTATCCGGACCGGGCAGTAGAACCGAACCACTCCGTAGCAGAGGTGCACTTGGAAAAG GAAAACGTCGGCAAACAAGCGATGCCAGGAGGAGGTCTACAGCTGACTGGTGGAAATGATCAG GAACACGCGTCGAATGGCATTGGCACAGCTGCACAAGGACTGTTGGCAGATATATCGGATAAACAATCCAACTCGGTGGACCCTGGAATGCAGCAGCACGCTGAAGAACAAGACCAATTACACGGTGTTACACAAGGGCACGAAATGTCTAGCAATGATACAAGCAGTGGGAGCGATTCAGGTAGCAGTTCAGGGAGTGAGTTAGATACTGAACTAGGAAAATGCTTCTACCCTAGTTTCGAGGAATTGGAGAATTCAAGACCACCGGAAATTGGAATGAGATTTCCAACCCTGGAAGATGCAGAACGTTTCTACAGCACACATGCTATGCTAACTGGTTTTGCAGTAAGGAGGGGGTCGAATTACAGGAGAGTGAAGTTTGACCTGGAATGCAACAGAAGTGGTAAACTAAAGCCAACTGAGgacctgaagaggaagaggaggtctaATGCTTTGGGCTCACGGTGCCAAGCAAAGGTGATAGTGAAGCTCCATAATGAGCAATGGGAGTTCATAGGAGTTAAGCATGAGCACAACCATCCATTATGTCCATCCCCATCTCTCGCAAGTTTCTTTTTGAACCACAAATACTTGTCAAGTGAAGAAAAGTTATTTCTAAGAGTTCTGCAACAAAGTAGGGTAAATCCAAGGAAAGCTATGAATATTTTCAGGAGAATGAGAAGCAACTTCGGAAAGGTATCATCAATAAAAGAGAAAGATACGAGCAATTCACAGTGTGTAAACCAGTGGAGAAAAGAAAACTCAGATGTTGAAACTGCACTGAAGCGCTTCAAAGAACTGGAGCTGCGGAACCTAGGATTTTCCTACACCATGCAAAAAGATGAAGATAACATAGTTAGGAGTCTTTTCTGGACTGATGCGAGGTCGAATGTAGATTATGAGATTTTTGGAGATTTCATATCGTTTAATACCACATACAGCACTAATAGGCATAACATGACTTTCACCCCTATTATTGGAATGAATAGTCATGGGAGAATCCTTGTGTTTGGATGCGCCTTGCTACAAGATCAGAAAGCTGAAACCTTCAAGTGGATGTTCCAAACTTTCTTGCATGTGATGGGAGGGAAACTGCCAAGAATAGTCATAACAGACCAGGATGAAGGTATGGCGACAGCAATTTCTGAGGTCATGCCACAAGTAAGGCACAGATTTTGCAAGTTCAGTGTGATGCGAAAAGCACAGGAAATTCTAGGAGCCTTCATGGCAGCAAGGGGCAACATAAATGCAGAGCTGCACGACTTGGTAGACAACTCACTGACCGAAAAGGAATTTGAAGAAGGATGGGATTTTCTCACTGAGAGATACGATGCAAGTGAAAATGAGTACCTCCGACTCATGTGGGAAACAAGGAAAAACTGGGTGCCTGTTTATTTCCAAGCAGATTTCTGCCCATTTGTCGAATCAGCTGGATATTTTGAGGGGACAAACTTATTATTCAAAGACAACGTGCTTCCAAAGGACAGAATCGAGAAGTTTATTGAGCAATATGAGAGGATGCAAGAGCATATAGTAAAAACAGAGGAAGAGGATGCATTGCAGTCAGCAACTGAACCAGCGTACTTCTCCATGCAGCCAATAGAAAAGCATGCAGCGCGAATATACACAAGGCAAATATTTCTGAGAGCACAGAATGAACTATACTATTCCACAGCATTCAACGTGCATGAGATACAAGGAGGACACAGACTCGAAAAGGTCTTCAACTATGAGAACCCGGAGTTCAGTAGAAATTCTTTCGAAGTGCTAGCTGAACCTGGAACCCATGCATTTAAATGCCAATGTGCAAAGTTTACCAGGGATGGGATTCTCTGTTGCCACATATTCAGAGTTTTCACGCAGCTCGGAGTCAAAGAAATACCGGCGCAGTACATGCTGCCCAGGTGGGCTCCCAAATTCATAGAGGAGCGGCTGAAAGAGTACGAGGAGAGATGCTCAAAGAGAACAGAAAACAAAACGAGATACGCGATGCTATTGGGTAAAATGGCGGAGATCGGCAAGGGGATATGCGCGGACGGTGCGAAAAGCGGCTGCTTCATGCTCGAACTAGACAAGGTTCAAGAGACATTTGGCAGCGATGGCGGAAGAAAATCCTAG